The genomic segment GGCCGAACTCCTCGAACACGACCGCCGATTCCACGAGGGTGGCTCCCGCCCCGCCGTACTGAGGCGGAACCGATAGCCCGGGCAGCTCCAACTCTGCGCACAGGCGGCGCCAGAGCCGTTCATCGCCGCCGTGCACCTGCAGGAAGCTGCGTACCGAGTCGCGAAAGTCCAACAATTCGGTGCTGTATTGAAAGTCCATGTCAGCGCGGCTCCTTCGGCAGTCCGAGCAGTTGCTCACCGATGACGTTGCGTTGAATCTGCGAGCTGCCGGCGTAGATGGTGGCTGCCCGCGCATAGAGCAGTTCGTCGAGCCAGCAGGCCGCCGAATTGTCCGTGCCGGGCACCGGAATGATGAGTGCGCCACCATTTCCCGCTCCATCGGCGCACAGTGCGTCGACACCGAGGATGTCGATGGCCAGATCGGTGGCACGCCGGAAGTATTCACTCCAGATCACCTTGTTGATCGCCGCGGCGGCGCCCGGCCGCTGGCCGTTCAGGAGCGCGGTCAGGCCGCGAAACCCCTGATAACGCAGGATCTCCACCCGCGAGTAACACCACGCCAGCTCGTTGCGGACATGAGGATCGGTGTGTTTGCCCCGCTGCCGGGCGAGCGCTCGAAGCCGATCCAGGTCGCGACCGAATTCGATTGCTGCCGTGGTGATCTGGGAGCCGCGTTCGAAGCCGAGTACGGTCATTGCGGTTCCCCATCCGCCACCTACTCCGCCGAGGACGTCGGCGCCTCGAGCGCGGGCGTCGGTGAAGAAGACTTCGGAGAACGACGCGTGCCCGGCCGCGTTGACGATCGGGCGCACCACCACGCCGGGTTGGTCGATCGGCACCAGCAGCATCGACAAGCCCTTGTGCTTCGGTGCCGCGGGGTCAGTGCGGGCCAGGACGAAGATCCAATTGGCCGTCGGACCGGCCGACGTCCAGATCTTCTGGCCATTGATCACCCACTCGTCGCCATCGAGAACCGCCCTGGTCCGCACCGATGCCAGATCCGAGCCGGCGTCCGGCTCGGAGAACCCCTGGCACCAGCGGTCCTCGCCGGACAAGATGCGTGGCAGGAAGTGCTTCTTCTGTTCCTCGGTGCCCAACGCGATCAGAGTGTTGCCCAGCAGGTCGATACCGAGGAGGTCATTCTCTTCTCGCTCGGGCGCCCCGGCGCGGGCGAACTCCTCAGCCAGCACCACCTGCTCGACCGGGGAGAGCCCACCGCCGCCGTATTCCTTCGGCCAGGAGACCGTCACCAAACCGCGGTCGGCGAGGATCTTGCGCCACCATTGCCGGCGCTCCTCGCGCTCCTCGGGCGCCAGTGCACCGGGACCGGTCCAACCGGCGGGCAGGTTCTCGGCCAGGAACAGCCGGATTTCATCGCGAAAGCACTCGGCTTCTCGCGGATAGTCGATGTCCACCTGGGCTTCGTCCTTCGATCAGGCCCGATGCTTGGCGGCGGGCAGGATGTCGGGGGCCAGTCGCCAGTCCTCGAGCCCGTCCTCCACCGTCCCGATGCCCAGCGGGTTGCCGTTGATCTCGGCCCAATGCGAGTGATTGAGCTGATGCAAGGAGAAGCAGGCGTCCAGCGCGGTGGAGAAGCCCATCGCATCTACGGTCTGGTTCACCGACTCCTTGATGAGCAATGCGGCGATCGTGGGCACCTTGGCGATACGGCCGGCGAATTCGACGGTGCGTTCCGAGAGCTCGGCGGCGGGGAAGACCTTGCTGACCATGCCGAGAGCATGGGCGTCGTCGGCGTTCAGTGAGTCGCCGGTGAGTAGTAGTTCCTTGGCCTTGCGCGGGCCGAACTCCCAGGGATGACCGAAGTACTCCACGCCGCACATGCCCAGACGGGTCCCGACTACATCGGCGAAGATCGTGTCCTCGCCGGCGACGATCAGGTCGCAGCACCACGCCAACATGAGTCCGGCGGACAGAACCATCCCATGTACTTCGGCGATCGTGATTTTCCGCAGATTGCGCCAGCGCTTGGTGTTTTGAAAAAAGTAGTGCCATTCCTGCCGGTGCCTGGCATCGGCGCCGGTCAGCGTTCCGCCATTGCAGAGATAGCTGGGGTGCTGACCGGGGCCGGAGGAGCGTTCGCGGACGTCATCGGTGGAGCCCAAGTCATGGCCCGCCGAGAAGCATGAGCCCGCTCCGCGCAGGATGACCACCCGAACGCCGTCATCCTCCTCGGCGAGTTCGAACGCCGTCCCGAGTTCGACGAGCATTCCCCGGTTCTGCGCGTTGCGTTGCTTTGGGCGATTGAGCGTGATCACGGCGATCCGGCCGTCCTGGATCAGGTCGTAGCCGATGTAGTCGAAATGCTGCACAAATGCTCCCTTCGCTTGCCGCGGATGGCCGCCGCTGATGCAGCACGCTACGCGGACAACGCGCAGAATGTCCATAGGCAGTACGCCGCGATAGAAACTTTCCGTTGGGTAAACAGGCAAGAAAAATGGTTCTTGCATCGAATCAAGTATCTTGCTAGTACTGTGTTGTAAGTCGCAGTCGACCGAACAGATGCGCTTGCTCGACCACTACCGAGAGGGTTCATGATGGAGATCGGACTTTTCCTGATGCCGGCGCATCCGCCAGAGCGCAGCTTGTACGACGCGACCCAGTGGGATCTCGACCTCATTCAGCTCGCCGACGAGCTCGGCTACGTGGAGGCGTGGGTCGGCGAGCACTTCACGGTGCCGTGGGAACCGATTTGTGCGCCGGATCTGCTGCTGGCTCAAGCGCTGCTGCGGACCAAGAACATCAAGCTCGCTCCCGGCGCGCACCTGCTGCCCTATCACCATCCGGTGGAGCTGGCCCATCGGGTGGCCTACTTCGATCACCTCGCGCAGGGCCGCTTCATGCTCGGCGTCGGCGCCAGTGGCATACCGGGGGACTGGGCGTTGTTCGACGTCGACGGGCAGAACGGTGAGCACCGCGAGATGACCCGCGAGGCGCTCGAAATCATGCTGAAGGTCTGGACCGAGGACCAGCCGTGGGAGTTCCGCGGTAAGTATTGGAATGCCAACGGAATAGCCCCGATGTTCGAAGGGCTGATGAAGCGCCACATCAAGCCCTTCCAGGCGCCGCACCCGCCGATCGGAGTGACCGGGTTCAGTGCGGGCTCCGAGACGCTCAAGCTGGCCGGCGAGCGCGGCTATCTGCCGATGAGTCTCGATCTCAACACCGAATATGTTGCGACGCACTGGGATGCGGTGCTGGAGGGCGCCGAGCGGTCCGGACGGACGCCCGATCGGCGGGATTGGCGCCTGGTGCGCGAGGTCGTCGTCGCCGAAACCGACGAACAGGCATTCCGTTATGCCGTCGACGGCATGATGGGCCGCAACATGCGCGAGTACGTGCTGCCGACGTTCCGGATGTTCGGGATGACCAAGTTCTACAAGCACAACCCGTCGGTGCCCGACGAAGACGTCACCCCGGAGTACCTGGCGGAGAACACCTTTGTGGTCGGGTCGGTCGAAACCGTGGTCGACAAGCTGGAGGCCACCTATGACCAGGTGGGCGGATTCGGGCATCTACTGATCCTTGGATTCGACTACCTCGACAACCCGGGGCCGTGGAAGGAGTCGATGCGACTGCTGGCCGAGGAGGTCATGCCGCGGCTGAACGCCCGGATCGCCAAGAAACCCGTTTCGGCCATCGTCTGACTCGAGGACGGGAGACATGCAGGTGCCCGAGATCACCGTGCGGTATTCGGATGGAACGTGCAAGACGATGCCGGTGCAGCCGGATCAGTCGATCTTGGAGGCTGCCGAGGAACACGGCATCGCGATCGTCAACGAGTGTCAGAGCGGGATCTGCGGGACCTGCGTAGCCACCTGTGCCTCAGGCGATTACGAGATGGGTCGCACGGAGGGCCTGTCCGAAGTCGAGCGCGATGCCCGCAAGGTGTTGACGTGCCAGACCTTCGCGAAGTCCGACTGTGTGATAAGCCTGCAGTACCCGGCCGACGACAACGCAGCGCGGCTGGTCACCGGAACCGGGGTGGTGACGGCCGTCGAGCACGTGTCGCCGAGCACCGCGCTGCTGCGCGTCGACGTCTCCGGTCTCGACCCGCTGGTGTATCTGCCCGGTCAATTCGCCCAGTTGCAGGTGCCGGGAACCACGGTGTGGCGCAACTACTCCTACGCCCATCCCGCCGACGGACGCTCCGAGGTGGAGTTCATCGTTCGGCTGCTGCCGCGGGGAGTGATGTCGGACTATCTGCGCGGCACTGCCAAACCCGGTGATCGCATCGCGATGCGCTGCAGCAAGGGTGGCTTCTACCTGCGATCGACCGGGCGAACCGTGGTCCTGGTGGCCGGTGGTACCGGACTGTCGGCGATCCTCGCGATGGCTCAGAGTCTGGATGCCGATCACCGCGGAACGGTCCACCTGGTCTACGGCGTCAGTGATGTCGACGACCTGTGCAAGCTCGATGAGCTCGAGGCACTGAAGCGGCGGTTGCCCGGGCTGGAGGTCCATACCGTGGTGTCCCGGCCCAGCAGCGCGTGGGCCGGGCCGGTCGGGCGGGTCACCGACGTCCTGGAGGCGCGGATGTTCGACGGCGGGAACGCCGACGTGTACATCTGCGGCCCGGCCGGAATGATCGCCGACACCCGGCAATGGCTGGACGACAACGGTATTCGCGGTGCCGGCGTGTATTACGAGAAGTTCGTGGCGAGTGGGGCGGTCCGTCGGCGGACTTCGCCACGCTTGGATTACACCACAATCGACCTGGCTGAGGTGCGCCGCGGCGGGCGCGGCACCGCGGTCGTGGTCGGCGGAAGCATGGCGGGAATCGCCGCGGCCAAGGTTCT from the Mycolicibacterium crocinum genome contains:
- a CDS encoding acyl-CoA dehydrogenase; this translates as MDIDYPREAECFRDEIRLFLAENLPAGWTGPGALAPEEREERRQWWRKILADRGLVTVSWPKEYGGGGLSPVEQVVLAEEFARAGAPEREENDLLGIDLLGNTLIALGTEEQKKHFLPRILSGEDRWCQGFSEPDAGSDLASVRTRAVLDGDEWVINGQKIWTSAGPTANWIFVLARTDPAAPKHKGLSMLLVPIDQPGVVVRPIVNAAGHASFSEVFFTDARARGADVLGGVGGGWGTAMTVLGFERGSQITTAAIEFGRDLDRLRALARQRGKHTDPHVRNELAWCYSRVEILRYQGFRGLTALLNGQRPGAAAAINKVIWSEYFRRATDLAIDILGVDALCADGAGNGGALIIPVPGTDNSAACWLDELLYARAATIYAGSSQIQRNVIGEQLLGLPKEPR
- a CDS encoding LLM class flavin-dependent oxidoreductase, encoding MEIGLFLMPAHPPERSLYDATQWDLDLIQLADELGYVEAWVGEHFTVPWEPICAPDLLLAQALLRTKNIKLAPGAHLLPYHHPVELAHRVAYFDHLAQGRFMLGVGASGIPGDWALFDVDGQNGEHREMTREALEIMLKVWTEDQPWEFRGKYWNANGIAPMFEGLMKRHIKPFQAPHPPIGVTGFSAGSETLKLAGERGYLPMSLDLNTEYVATHWDAVLEGAERSGRTPDRRDWRLVREVVVAETDEQAFRYAVDGMMGRNMREYVLPTFRMFGMTKFYKHNPSVPDEDVTPEYLAENTFVVGSVETVVDKLEATYDQVGGFGHLLILGFDYLDNPGPWKESMRLLAEEVMPRLNARIAKKPVSAIV
- a CDS encoding enoyl-CoA hydratase, whose amino-acid sequence is MQHFDYIGYDLIQDGRIAVITLNRPKQRNAQNRGMLVELGTAFELAEEDDGVRVVILRGAGSCFSAGHDLGSTDDVRERSSGPGQHPSYLCNGGTLTGADARHRQEWHYFFQNTKRWRNLRKITIAEVHGMVLSAGLMLAWCCDLIVAGEDTIFADVVGTRLGMCGVEYFGHPWEFGPRKAKELLLTGDSLNADDAHALGMVSKVFPAAELSERTVEFAGRIAKVPTIAALLIKESVNQTVDAMGFSTALDACFSLHQLNHSHWAEINGNPLGIGTVEDGLEDWRLAPDILPAAKHRA